Proteins encoded by one window of Sardina pilchardus chromosome 7, fSarPil1.1, whole genome shotgun sequence:
- the rassf11 gene encoding ras association domain-containing protein 8, with the protein MEIKVSVDGIPRVVCGITEQTTCQEVVIALAQALGRTGRYTLKEKFKEYERNVTPEEHLLESLRKYGEQVREVHLTLHHNGPSVGEAGPGANSVQLRSGRYQSGSGAQLRRAHIGGHGHRASEGRSLNRQSLPPLSRLRFHSDAAAEEPKKPKRKSLTLMEEAWGWLESLGRSGKQQSGLRDRAKGRDDSICGGTSGDMENRLSQSIFDPTAQVIPPLPQGRNRRDRGQAYEVPKVISCLGTQSSDDQVADKKRGADTKAQRCKKKDLQANLPFLRVDELHIKANQEVEEEKEELRKLILCQQSCLLELQMQVDTTDGQISELEVQQAEEHAAQQSAEAQLHLLEEEAEQLDFWENELKAEEVFERDLLQQFLELKEKAAECKAKLQEYQRKLEGVNFSNSLSSLFPQREVGPKQDCPTERPNSRTRHSTFQQAVRNTESGEGTCPKHTAGKSEGPPVATKPPHVFVAPVQASDSRMSERSQLREWWARWSAGQGSTAGTKPKTLHRSEITIQLNSTRV; encoded by the exons ATGGAGATAAAAGTGTCCGTGGATGGAATTCCGCGTGTAGTCTGCGGGATCACAGAGCAAACAACATGCCAGGAAGTTGTCATAGCTTTGGCTCAAGCTCTAG GACGCACTGGACGCTACACATTGAAGGAGAAGTTCAAGGAGTATGAACGCAATGTAACGCCGGAAGAGCATCTCCTGGAGTCATTAAGGAAATATGGGGAACAGGTGCGAGAGGTTCACCTCACGCTCCACCACAACGGGCCCTCTGTGGGTGAAGCAGGCCCTGGTGCCAACTCAGTCCAACTGAGGAGTGGCCGCTACCAGAGTGGGAGTGGTGCCCAGCTGAGGCGAGCCCACATAGGAGGCCATGGTCACCGTGCCAGTGAGGGGAGGAGCCTGAACCGCCAGAGCCTCCCACCCCTGTCCCGTCTGAGGTTCCACTCGGATGCCGCAGCTGAAGAACCCAAGAAGCCGAAGAGGAAGTCCTTAACACTGATGGAGGAAGCTTGGGGCTGGCTGGAGAGCCTGGGCCGCAGTGGTAAACAGCAGTCAGGGCTCAGAGATAGGGCCAAAGGCAGAGATGACAGCATTTGTGGTGGCACTAGCGGTGACATGGAGAACCGGCTCTCTCAAAGCATTTTTGACCCAACAGCCCAGGTAATTCCCCCTTTGCCACAAGGGAGGAATAGGAGGGATAGAGGCCAGGCGTATGAGGTGCCTAAGGTCATTAGTTGCCTTGGGACTCAAAGCAGTGATGATCAGGTGGCTGACAAGAAGAGGGGAGCGGACACCAAGGCACAGAGGTGCAAGAAGAAAGACCTGCAGGCCAATCTGCCTTTCCTGAGAGTGGACGAACTGCACATCAAGGCCAACCAGGAGGtcgaggaagagaaagaggagctaAGGAAGCTTATTCTCTGCCAGCAGTCTTGTCTCCTGGAGCTCCAGATGCAGGTAGACACAACTGATGGTCAGATCAGTGAGCTGGAGGTGCAGCAGGCAGAGGAGCATGCTGCCCAGCAGAGTGCAGAGGCCCAGCTTCATCTACTTGAGGAGGAAGCTGAGCAACTGGACTTCTGGGAGAATGAGCTGAAGGCTGAGGAGGTGTTCGAGAGGGATCTACTGCAGCAGTTTCTGGAGCTGAAGGAGAAGGCAGCCGAGTGCAAGGCCAAGCTCCAGGAGTACCAACGCAAGCTTGAGGGGGTCAACTTCAGCAACAGTCTATCAAGCCTTTTCCCACAACGCGAGGTTGGTCCAAAGCAAGACTGTCCAACAGAAAGACCAAACAGTCGCACCAGACACTCTACATTCCAACAAGCTGTCCGCAACACAGAAAGTGGTGAAGGGACTTGTCCAAAACACACTGCGGGAAAGTCAGAGGGACCGCCAGTGGCCACTAAGCCTCCTCATGTCTTTGTCGCCCCGGTTCAAGCTTCAGACTCTAGGATGAGCGAGAGGAGCCAGCTCAGGGAGTGGTGGGCAAGATGGTCTGCTGGACAGGGCTCCACGGCAGGGACCAAACCCAAAACCCTCCATCGCTCAGAGATCACCATACAACTGAACAGCACCCGGGTGTGA